Proteins co-encoded in one Brassica rapa cultivar Chiifu-401-42 chromosome A02, CAAS_Brap_v3.01, whole genome shotgun sequence genomic window:
- the LOC103850668 gene encoding flavin-containing monooxygenase FMO GS-OX-like 9, translated as MVSVTLSEASRSRSKKVCVIGAGPSGLVSARELRKEGHKVVVMEQNNDVGGQWLYQPNVKEEDPLGSVPTNGALKVHSSIYSSLRLTSPREIMGYSDFPFLAKKGRDMRRFPGHKELWLYLKDFSEAFGVREMIRFNVRVEFVGEEDKNEDVKRWIVRSKEKLSGKVTEEIFDAVVVATGHYSHPRLPSIKGMDSWKRKQVHSHVYRVPDPFRNEVVVVVGNSMSGQDISIELVEEAKEVHLSSKSLDITSGLSKVISKYPNLHLQPQIECLKDDGRVIFVDGSWVVADTILYCTGYSYKFPFLESKGRVEVDDDRVGPLFEHTFPPPLSPSLSFVGIPRKLIGFPFFEAQAKWIAQVLSGKLSLPSSDQMLQSVADFYRSRDLAGVPKHNTHDIADFTYCDKYADYVGFPHLEEWRKLLCLSALDNSQENLETYRDCWDDHELLQEAMQSSHFTNFNS; from the exons ATGGTTTCGGTCACATTATCAGAAGCATCAAGAAGCCGATCAAAGAAGGTGTGTGTGATTGGAGCTGGACCGTCTGGGCTAGTCTCGGCAAGGGAGCTAAGAAAAGAAGGACACAAAGTGGTGGTGATGGAGCAAAACAACGACGTAGGAGGTCAATGGTTGTATCAACCAAACGTGAAAGAAGAAGATCCTTTAGGAAGTGTTCCTACTAATGGTGCACTTAAGGTCCATAGCAGCATTTACTCTTCCTTGAGGCTAACCTCACCGAGAGAGATAATGGGTTATTCGGATTTTCCATTTCTAGCGAAGAAAGGGAGAGATATGAGGAGGTTTCCAGGGCATAAGGAGCTTTGGTTGTATCTTAAGGACTTTAGTGAAGCTTTTGGGGTAAGAGAGATGATTAGGTTTAATGTCAGGGTTGAGTTTGTAGGGGAAGAAGATAAAAATGAAGATGTGAAGAGATGGATTGTGAGAAGTAAAGAGAAACTAAGTGGTAAGGTCACTGAAGAGATCTTTGATGCTGTTGTTGTTGCTACTGGTCACTACTCTCACCCTAGATTGCCCTCTATAAAAG GAATGGATTCTTGGAAAAGAAAGCAAGTTCATAGCCATGTTTACCGGGTGCCTGATCCATTTCGTAATGAG GTAGTGGTGGTGGTTGGGAACTCAATGAGTGGACAAGACATATCAATAGAGCTTGTGGAAGAGGCAAAGGAAGTTCATTTAAGTTCCAAGTCACTTGACATAACTTCTGGACTTTCCAAAGTCATTTCCAAATACCCAAACCTTCATCTTCAACCACAG ATTGAATGTTTAAAAGATGATGGGAGAGTCATCTTTGTGGATGGATCTTGGGTCGTCGCTGATACAATTTTATACTGCACCGG GTACTCGTACAAGTTTCCATTTCTTGAGAGTAAAGGAAGAGTAGAAGTGGATGATGATAGAGTCGGTCCACTCTTCGAACATACTTTCCCTCCGCCTCTCTCCCCTTCTCTCTCCTTTGTCGGTATCCCTAGAaag TTAATAGGGTTCCCATTCTTTGAAGCACAAGCAAAATGGATAGCACAAGTATTGTCTGGAAAGTTATCTCTTCCTTCTTCCGACCAAATGTTGCAATCTGTCGCTGACTTTTACCGGTCAAGAGATCTCGCTGGTGTCCCTAAACACAACACTCACGACATTGCTGATTTCACA TATTGCGACAAGTATGCAGATTATGTTGGCTTTCCGCATTTGGAAGAATGGAGAAAACTACTTTGTTTGTCTGCTCTCGACAATTCACAAGAAAATCTTGAGACGTATCGTGATTGTTGGGATGATCATGAACTCCTTCAAGAAGCTATGCAAAGCTCTCACTTTACAAATTTCAATTCTTGA
- the LOC103850669 gene encoding uncharacterized acetyltransferase At3g50280: MVSSSSSLSEVKIISESFVKPKTFPEKWKEPYHLSLLDHFLLSLHYIQKGLLFLKPSDGAIKPQDFMETLLQKLKDSLATTLVQFYPLAGRLSTWKTDDASSYSVFVDCNNSPGAGFIHAKSNLSVGDIVGSKYVPLVVQSFFDHHKAVSGEDHTMSLLSIKVTELIDGVFVGLSMNHALGDGSSFWQFFNSLSEIFNSQEETISNKLLCLKNPPIFREVSGPICRFPFTQPDDESIHRTEPPVLKERMFHFSSEKMRSLKLKANQECGTTTISSFQSLSAFVWRSITRARRLPNDQETTCRLAAGNRSRMDPPLAKNYFGVYISLVKTTAKVGNLLENEFGWAALKLHQGVVEHTDKKISSDMEQWLKSPSNNRFFDTNVVHMGSSPWFNKYGSEFGMGKAVAVRSGYGNKVDGKVSAYPGREGGGSIDLEVCLLPEFMEALESDQEFMSLVSSS, encoded by the exons atggtttcttcttcttcttctttatctgAGGTAAAGATTATCTCAGAATCCTTCGTTAAACCCAAAACCTTCCCTGAAAAATGGAAAGAGCCATACCATCTATCACTATTGGATCACTTCTTGCTCTCTTTGCATTACATCCAAAAGGGTCTTCTCTTTCTCAAACCATCTGATGGTGCAATCAAACCACAAGACTTCATGGAGACTTTGCTGCAAAAGCTCAAAGACTCTCTAGCCACAACTCTTGTCCAATTCTATCCTCTAGCTGGTCGCCTTTCGACTTGGAAAACCGATGATGCAAGTTCCTATTCTGTGTTTGTGGATTGTAACAACAGTCCTGGAGCTGGATTTATCCATGCCAAATCTAATCTAAGTGTTGGAGATATTGTTGGTTCTAAATATGTTCCTTTGGTTGTTCAATCTTTCTTTGATCATCACAAAGCAGTGAGTGGTGAAGATCACACCATGAGTCTCTTATCAATAAAG GTAACAGAACTTATAGATGGAGTATTCGTAGGACTGTCTATGAATCATGCACTTGGAGATGGAAGTTCCTTCTGGCAGTTCTTTAACTCTTTGTCCGAGATCTtcaactcacaagaagaaaccATTAGTAACAAACTACTCTGTCTCAAGAATCCTCCAATCTTCCGTGAAGTGTCTGGTCCTATTTGCAGATTTCCCTTCACGCAACCTGATGATGAGTCCATTCATCGAACCGAACCTCCGGTCCTGAAGGAGAGAATGTTCCACTTCTCATCTGAAAAAATGAGATCACTGAAGTTAAAGGCTAATCAAGAGTGTGGTACAACAACAATCTCTTCTTTTCAGTCATTATCCGCATTTGTATGGAGAAGCATTACAAGAGCAAGGAGATTACCAAATGATCAAGAAACTACTTGCAGGCTTGCTGCAGGCAATAGATCAAGAATGGATCCACCATTGGCCAAGAACTACTTTGGTGTGTACATCTCTCTAGTGAAAACGACTGCTAAAGTAGGTAACCTCTTAGAGAATGAGTTTGGATGGGCTGCTTTGAAGTTGCATCAAGGTGTAGTTGAACACACTGACAAGAAGATCTCTTCAGACATGGAGCAATGGTTGAAGTCTCCTTCTAATAATCGATTTTTCGATACAAACGTAGTTCATATGGGAAGCTCACCATGGTTTAACAAGTATGGAAGTGAGTTTGGGATGGGGAAAGCGGTTGCGGTTAGAAGCGGTTATGGCAATAAGGTTGATGGGAAGGTATCAGCTTATCCGGGAAGAGAAGGTGGAGGAAGCATTGATTTGGAAGTGTGTCTTCTTCCAGAGTTTATGGAAGCTTTAGAATCAGATCAAGAGTTCATGTCCCTTGTCTCTTCTTCTTGA
- the LOC103850670 gene encoding plant intracellular Ras-group-related LRR protein 7, protein MGCCASNTAGGGGSKASRMARWRSTGIIGLRDSKLKTFPDEVIVMERAVRTLDLTHNKISDVPAEVSKLINMQRLLIADNLIERLPGNLGKLQSLKVLMLDGNRISCLPDELGQLIRLEQLSISRNMLIYLPDTIGSLRNLVLLNVSNNRLKSLPESVGSCASLEEIQANDNVIEELPASLCNLIQLKSLCLDNNQVKQIPDGLLKDCKSLQNLSLHNNPISMDEFQLMEGYQEFEERRKKKFDKQIDSNVMISSKGLDVGVDK, encoded by the exons ATGGGGTGTTGCGCGAGCAATACAGCAGGAGGAGGAGGTTCAAAGGCTAGCCGGATGGCACGGTGGCGATCCACCGGCATTATTGGGCTTCGCGACTCCAAATTGAAG ACATTTCCTGATGAAGTGATTGTAATGGAGAGAGCAGTACGAACACTTGATCTAACACACAATAAGATCT CGGATGTTCCTGCAGAAGTTAGCAAGTTAATCAATATGCAGCGTCTG TTAATAGCTGATAATCTAATTGAGCGTCTTCCCGGGAACCTTGGGAAGCTTCAATCTCTCAAAGTTTTGATGCTTGATGGAAACCGCATTAGCTGTTTGCCTGATGAAT tggGTCAGTTGATAAGGCTTGAGCAACTGTCAATATCAAGAAATATGCTGATATACTTGCCTGATACTATCGGTAGTTTGCGCAAT CTAGTGCTGTTGAATGTCTCGAACAACAGGTTGAAATCACTTCCAGAATCAGTAGGGAGCTGTGCCTCTTTAGAAGAAATACAGGCTAATG ATAACGTCATTGAGGAGCTCCCTGCATCACTCTGCAATCTGATTCAGTTAAAGTCTCTTTGCTTAGACAATAATCAAGTGAAGCAG ATTCCAGACGGATTGTTGAAAGATTGCAAGAGTCTGCAAAATCTTTCTCTGCATAACAATCCCATCTCCATGGATGAGTTTCAGCTG ATGGAAGGATACCAAGAATTTGaagagaggagaaagaagaaattTGATAAGCAAATCGATTCGAATGTGATGATCAGCTCTAAAGGACTCGATGTAGGCGTTGATAAATGA